A section of the Oreochromis aureus strain Israel breed Guangdong linkage group 22, ZZ_aureus, whole genome shotgun sequence genome encodes:
- the c22h6orf47 gene encoding uncharacterized protein C6orf47 homolog isoform X1 translates to MTAVVGKAWGWVRSWGSSGARSKDTNVLTSEHQKLRGSGGWGIKAWSAWIWGAWGRQHELSSPVEEYWEAQEKLQPIKIEDLAAGKQETETVLVPRWWDRYLPTSYLWPRKTELSGLRHRKRDGGTGDSWERDTDGDFSDYGTPPPSPTPSPSQLTSPFRLFAHSWNVEIVPEHYEICFNFLRHLFDLFVVGFLWTVSPPAKLILEVLGVQGALRLWFHGMAMFFVATVGMAGLLWLIQEYLLQFALIYGIIQALVISVSVRQSVMLAVEEENDQTRKDTDDMRDTKEHKDKPVSVTDKMERICWHHQYSSCITPPPAL, encoded by the exons ATGACAGCTGTGGTGGGCAAAGCGTGGGGGTGGGTGCGCTCATGGGGCAGCAGCGGTGCCAGGTCAAAGGACACTAACGTTTTGACATCTGAGCACCAAAAGCTGCGTGGCAGTGGTGGTTGGGGCATCAAGGCTTGGAGCGCTTGGATCTGGGGTGCATGGGGACGTCAGCATGAATTAAGCAGTCCAGTAGAGGAGTACTGGGAGGCACAGGAGAAGCTTCAGCCTATTAAAATTGAAGATCTGGCAGCAGGGAAGCAAGAGACTGAAACTGTACTGGTTCCTAGGTGGTGGGATAGATATCTTCCAACTTCTTATCTGTGGCCAAGGAAAACTGAGCTAAGTGGACTACGACACAGGAAACGTGATGGTGGGACTGGAGATTCATGGGAACGTGATACTGATGGAGACTTTTCTGATTATGGAACCCCCCCTCCGTCCCCCACCCCTTCTCCCTCTCAGCTGACTTCTCCTTTTCGACTGTTTGCTCACAGCTGGAACGTGGAGATTGTACCAGAGCACTACGAGATCTGCTTCAACTTCCTACGCCACTTGTTTGACCTGTTTGTTGTTGGCTTCCTGTGGACTGTGTCACCTCCTGCCAAGCTTATCCTGGAGGTGCTGGGTGTCCAGGGAGCACTGAGATTGTGGTTTCATGGTATGGCTATGTTTTTTGTTGCCACAGTTGGAATGGCAGGATTACTCTGGTTGATCCAGGAGTATCTCCTGCAGTTTGCTCTGATCTATGGCATCATTCAGGCGTTGGTGATCTCTGTCAGTGTTCGACAGAGTGTGATGCTAGCTGTGGAGGAAGAGAATGACCAGACAAGAAAGGACACCGATGACATGAGAGACACTAAGGAACACAAAGACAAGCCTGTGTCTGTCACAGACAAG atggagagaatttGCTGGCATCACCAGTATTCCAGCTGTATCACACCTCCTCCAGCCCTCTGA
- the c22h6orf47 gene encoding uncharacterized protein C6orf47 homolog isoform X2 produces the protein MTAVVGKAWGWVRSWGSSGARSKDTNVLTSEHQKLRGSGGWGIKAWSAWIWGAWGRQHELSSPVEEYWEAQEKLQPIKIEDLAAGKQETETVLVPRWWDRYLPTSYLWPRKTELSGLRHRKRDGGTGDSWERDTDGDFSDYGTPPPSPTPSPSQLTSPFRLFAHSWNVEIVPEHYEICFNFLRHLFDLFVVGFLWTVSPPAKLILEVLGVQGALRLWFHGMAMFFVATVGMAGLLWLIQEYLLQFALIYGIIQALVISVSVRQSVMLAVEEENDQTRKDTDDMRDTKEHKDKPVSVTDKVKAN, from the coding sequence ATGACAGCTGTGGTGGGCAAAGCGTGGGGGTGGGTGCGCTCATGGGGCAGCAGCGGTGCCAGGTCAAAGGACACTAACGTTTTGACATCTGAGCACCAAAAGCTGCGTGGCAGTGGTGGTTGGGGCATCAAGGCTTGGAGCGCTTGGATCTGGGGTGCATGGGGACGTCAGCATGAATTAAGCAGTCCAGTAGAGGAGTACTGGGAGGCACAGGAGAAGCTTCAGCCTATTAAAATTGAAGATCTGGCAGCAGGGAAGCAAGAGACTGAAACTGTACTGGTTCCTAGGTGGTGGGATAGATATCTTCCAACTTCTTATCTGTGGCCAAGGAAAACTGAGCTAAGTGGACTACGACACAGGAAACGTGATGGTGGGACTGGAGATTCATGGGAACGTGATACTGATGGAGACTTTTCTGATTATGGAACCCCCCCTCCGTCCCCCACCCCTTCTCCCTCTCAGCTGACTTCTCCTTTTCGACTGTTTGCTCACAGCTGGAACGTGGAGATTGTACCAGAGCACTACGAGATCTGCTTCAACTTCCTACGCCACTTGTTTGACCTGTTTGTTGTTGGCTTCCTGTGGACTGTGTCACCTCCTGCCAAGCTTATCCTGGAGGTGCTGGGTGTCCAGGGAGCACTGAGATTGTGGTTTCATGGTATGGCTATGTTTTTTGTTGCCACAGTTGGAATGGCAGGATTACTCTGGTTGATCCAGGAGTATCTCCTGCAGTTTGCTCTGATCTATGGCATCATTCAGGCGTTGGTGATCTCTGTCAGTGTTCGACAGAGTGTGATGCTAGCTGTGGAGGAAGAGAATGACCAGACAAGAAAGGACACCGATGACATGAGAGACACTAAGGAACACAAAGACAAGCCTGTGTCTGTCACAGACAAGGTAAAGGCAAATTAA
- the sacm1la gene encoding phosphatidylinositol-3-phosphatase SAC1-A produces MATCYERYNLHTTPEKFFIEACDEGADAVLAIDRVSNEMTLTGKKDVPPSAVTRPICGIMGTIRLVAGMYLVVITRKRNVGSLLGHAVWKAVDFDVISYKKTVLHLSEIQSQENKTFLSMLNNVLTTDGFYFCTDFDLTHTLQRLANTSPDFQEMSLLERADQRFVWNGNLLRELAGQPELHKFALPVIHGFIVMKPCRINGKIFEWILISRRSCFRAGVRYYVRGIDSEGHAANFVETEQIVLYEGAKASFVQTRGSMPFYWSQRPNLRYKPKPIISKTTNHMDGFQRHFDSQLLIYGKQTILNLVNQKGSEKPLEQAFARMVSGMNNDMLKYIAFDFHKECSHMRWDRLQILVDAVADKQDEYGYFMVNLEGKTVAQQKGVFRSNCMDCLDRTNVIQSLLARRSLQSQLQRMGVLNVGQRIEEQAEFEKIYKNAWADNANACAVQYAGTGALKTDFTRTGKRTRWGLMMDGWNSMIRYYKNNFSDGFRQDSIDLFLGNFAVDESDGPTPLRVQKDWKFLTLPIIMLVAFSMCIVCLLMAGDTWTETLAYVMFWGAASAITATIILFNGQDFVDAPKLVHKEKMD; encoded by the exons ATGGCGACTTGCTACGAGAGATACAATTT GCACACGACCCCTGAGAAGTTCTTCATCGAGGCCTGCGATGAGGGTGCCGATGCTGTGCTGGCAATCGACAGGGTCTCGAATGAGATGACCCTCACAG GTAAAAAGGACGTTCCTCCCTCTGCAGTTACCAGGCCTATCTGTGGCATCATGGGAACTATCCGCTTGGTAGCTG GGATGTACCTCGTTGTCATCACCAGGAAGAGAAATGTCGGCAGCCTTCTGGGCCACGCTGTGTGGAAGGCTGTGGACTTTGATGTGATCTCTTATAAGAAGACAGTGCTGCATCTGTCTGAGATACAG TCTCAGGAGAATAAGACCTTCCTCTCTATGCTGAACAACGTGCTGACCACAGACGGCTTCTACTTCTGCACAGACTTCGACCTGACGCACACACTGCAGCGGCTCGCCAACACCAGCCCCGACTTCCAGGAGATGAGTCTGCTTGAGAGG GCTGATCAGAGGTTTGTGTGGAACGGGAACCTGCTGAGAGAGCTGGCTGGGCAGCCCGAG CTTCACAAGTTTGCCCTTCCCGTCATCCATGGAT TCATCGTCATGAAACCGTGCCGTATAAATGGGAAGATCTTTGAGTGGATCCTCATATCGAGGAGAAGCTGCTTCCGGGCTGGCGTCAGATACTACGTGAGAG gcATCGACTCTGAAGGCCATGCTGCTAACTTTGTGGAGACTGAGCAGATCGTTTTGTATGAGGGAGCAAAGGCTTCATTTGTGCAG ACACGAGGCTCGATGCCCTTTTACTGGAGTCAGAGACCCAACCTCAGATACAAACCCAAACCTATAATCAGCAAAACCACAAATCAT ATGGACGGCTTCCAGAGGCATTTCGACTCTCAGCTCCTCATCTATGGGAAGCAAACGATTCTGAACCTG GTGAATCAGAAGGGCTCAGAGAAGCCACTGGAGCAGGCCTTTGCTAGGATGGTGTCTGGCATGAATAATGATATGCTCAA ATACATAGCCTTCGACTTCCACAAAGAGTGCAGTCACATGAGGTGGGACCGTCTCCAGATCCTAGTGGATGCTGTTGCTGACAAACAAGATGAATACGG gtactTCATGGTGAACTTGGAGGGAAAGACGGTGGCCCAGCAGAAAGGCGTGTTCCGCAGTAACTGCATGGACTGCCTGGACAGGACCAATGTCATCCAGAGCCTGCTGGCTCGACGCTCGCTGCAGTCTCAGCTCCAG AGGATGGGGGTTCTGAATGTGGGGCAGCGCATTGAAGAGCAGGCCGAGTTTGAAAAGATCTACAAGAACG CATGGGCTGACAATGCCAATGCATGCGCTGTACAGTATGCAGGAACTGGAGCCTTAAAAACAGACTTCACAAG GACAGGGAAGCGGACCAGGTGGGGGCTAATGATGGATGGCTGGAACTCGATGATCCGCTATTACAAAAACAACTTCTCTGATGGATTCAGACAG GACTCCATCGACCTGTTCCTGGGTAACTTTGCAGTCGATGAGTCGGATGGACCCACCCCGCTTCGTGTGCAAAAGGACTGGAAGTTCCTCACA ctGCCCATCATTATGCTGGTGGCATTTTCCATGTGCATTGTCTGTCTTCTCATGGCTG GTGATACATGGACAGAGACCCTGGCTTATGTGATGTTCTGGGGGGCTGCAAGTGCAATTACAGCCACTATCATCCTGTTTAATGGCCAAGACTTTGTGGACGCCCCCAAGTTGGTTCACAAGGAGAAGATGGACTAA